A DNA window from Cyanobacteriota bacterium contains the following coding sequences:
- a CDS encoding dicarboxylate/amino acid:cation symporter produces MTRPTPITLLRSVSLSTWILFSLGIGILAGAGLHEFAPAAIVPLDHYLLSPLGNGFLRIIQFVVVPTVFCSLILGLTRIQNASQVGRYAAKLLSLYAITSAIAVAIGLIAALILQPGSGFGGLSAEGVAITSSNQSILDWLVSLIPVNPFEALSTGNLLQVIGSAALIGIACQRIGHRADQFLQVITSVYDITETILSMILYLAPVGVFALITSVVAIQGLGLIIRLFLYVAGLFLASLVMAALYMLMLLVLRAKPIEFLKAFAPAFSLGFGTASSNAVLPIGLRNAQEVYGIREEVASFAIPLGTALKRDGSAILQSFNALFIAQIYHIPITPPLLMVIAISAFFVSFSTPGVPGSAIIMMTTVLSAAGLPLEGVTIVAGIDRLTDGF; encoded by the coding sequence ATGACCCGACCTACTCCTATTACGCTGCTACGATCCGTCAGTCTTTCCACCTGGATTTTGTTCTCCTTGGGCATCGGGATTTTAGCCGGAGCAGGTCTGCACGAATTTGCCCCTGCCGCGATCGTTCCCCTAGACCACTACCTGCTGTCCCCACTCGGTAATGGATTTCTACGCATTATTCAGTTTGTGGTGGTGCCCACTGTGTTTTGTTCCCTAATTTTGGGACTCACGCGCATTCAAAATGCCTCTCAAGTTGGACGCTATGCTGCCAAGCTGCTGAGTCTATATGCCATTACCAGCGCGATCGCCGTGGCGATCGGCCTTATAGCCGCGCTGATTCTGCAACCCGGTAGTGGCTTTGGAGGGCTGTCTGCTGAAGGAGTTGCCATCACCAGTTCTAATCAGTCCATTTTGGATTGGTTAGTCAGCCTGATTCCTGTTAACCCATTTGAGGCCCTGAGTACGGGTAATTTGCTCCAGGTAATTGGTTCCGCAGCCCTAATTGGCATTGCCTGTCAGCGTATTGGCCATCGAGCAGACCAGTTTCTGCAAGTAATCACCAGTGTCTACGACATTACAGAAACTATCCTGTCCATGATTCTTTACCTAGCTCCCGTAGGCGTATTTGCCCTCATCACCTCAGTGGTGGCTATTCAAGGACTAGGGTTGATCATACGGTTGTTTCTCTATGTAGCAGGTTTGTTTCTTGCCAGTTTGGTCATGGCTGCGCTGTACATGCTGATGTTACTTGTGTTACGAGCAAAACCAATTGAATTTCTCAAGGCATTTGCGCCTGCCTTTTCTCTAGGGTTTGGCACGGCTAGCTCAAATGCTGTGCTGCCGATCGGACTACGCAACGCCCAAGAGGTCTACGGCATTCGGGAAGAGGTTGCCAGTTTCGCTATCCCCCTAGGGACTGCCCTTAAGCGAGATGGGTCTGCTATTCTTCAGAGTTTCAACGCCCTGTTTATAGCTCAGATTTACCACATTCCCATAACCCCCCCACTGTTGATGGTGATCGCCATCAGCGCATTCTTTGTTTCCTTTAGCACTCCTGGTGTTCCTGGTTCGGCGATCATTATGATGACTACTGTGCTGTCAGCCGCTGGGTTGCCCCTTGAGGGAGTCACAATCGTCGCAGGCATTGACCGCCTTACCGACGGCTTT
- a CDS encoding cyclic nucleotide-binding domain-containing protein, with amino-acid sequence MSKALYILAEMDDRDIEWLATAGRQKVIPPGSVLIEHTVRPDALYVVLSGMLSVQVDTPQGLHEIAQLETGDIVGEMSFIDARLPSATVIALEETLVWAIPWTKLSSKLMLDNSFASHFYHAMAVLLSDRVRKLLKQVDVFRMENLEQPTEEDLSPEVMNRFDLVRIRFDFLLQRLREQKY; translated from the coding sequence ATGTCAAAAGCACTTTACATCCTGGCAGAGATGGACGATCGCGATATTGAGTGGCTAGCTACGGCTGGTCGGCAGAAAGTAATTCCACCAGGTAGCGTTTTAATTGAGCATACTGTTCGTCCTGATGCACTGTACGTGGTGTTATCGGGCATGTTGTCAGTGCAAGTCGATACCCCTCAGGGCTTACATGAAATTGCTCAGCTAGAAACAGGGGATATTGTGGGTGAAATGTCCTTCATTGATGCTCGGTTGCCCTCAGCCACGGTTATAGCACTAGAAGAGACATTGGTTTGGGCAATTCCATGGACAAAGTTGTCATCTAAATTAATGCTTGACAACAGCTTCGCTTCTCACTTCTACCACGCCATGGCCGTTTTGCTGTCTGACCGTGTGAGGAAGCTTCTTAAGCAGGTAGATGTCTTCCGGATGGAAAATTTAGAGCAGCCTACCGAAGAAGACCTTAGCCCAGAGGTTATGAATCGTTTTGACCTGGTAAGAATCCGCTTCGATTTTCTGCTGCAACGACTGCGAGAACAGAAATATTGA